The proteins below are encoded in one region of Sulfolobus islandicus Y.N.15.51:
- a CDS encoding indolepyruvate oxidoreductase subunit beta, translating to MARVNILIAGVGGQGIITAGKIIAEAGNYSNTKVLIAETHGLAQRGGGVNIHVRIGDVNSPLIPLGKADYLVGLEATEVLRNLNYASRKHTTIIINNYVVRPVLPKVRLLSLQEVLDKLKGCKVYVIDANQIAVNAGNIKAANAAILGFLYSLGAFEGLINEESFIKALKYESNIKAFKIAQVIKINGIDINGI from the coding sequence ATGGCTAGGGTAAACATTCTGATAGCAGGTGTGGGAGGGCAAGGTATAATAACTGCTGGTAAGATAATAGCTGAGGCTGGAAACTACTCCAATACTAAGGTCTTAATAGCAGAAACCCATGGTTTAGCGCAGAGAGGCGGAGGAGTTAATATTCATGTGAGGATAGGCGACGTTAACTCTCCATTAATACCATTAGGAAAGGCTGATTACCTAGTTGGTTTAGAGGCTACTGAGGTTTTAAGAAACTTAAACTATGCTTCAAGAAAACATACCACTATCATTATAAATAACTACGTGGTAAGGCCAGTTTTACCTAAAGTTAGGTTACTTAGTTTGCAAGAGGTTCTCGATAAATTAAAAGGGTGCAAAGTTTACGTAATTGACGCTAATCAAATAGCCGTAAATGCTGGAAATATTAAGGCTGCAAATGCTGCAATCCTAGGGTTTTTATACTCACTGGGAGCGTTTGAGGGTCTAATAAACGAGGAATCTTTCATCAAAGCCTTAAAATACGAGAGCAATATAAAAGCGTTTAAAATTGCCCAAGTTATAAAAATTAATGGGATAGATATTAATGGTATTTAA
- a CDS encoding thiamine pyrophosphate-dependent enzyme — MIELSTTKRVILGNEAIAFGALSAGVSIAAGYPGTPSTEIIETLMAYGKIYTEWSANEKVAFETAYGAAINGAFALTTMKHVGLNVAADPLMSSSYTGVEGALVIVSADDPSMWSSQNEQDNRYYGLHALIPVIEPYDPQSAHDLTIEAFKLSNKVKHPVILRSTTRIGHIRGPVELKPPSRPILGKLIKDPKRYVLVPENARRNRVEQLKRWEKIEEEVEGLNGLIDNDSENLIIASGISFGYVIDAMKELDIKANVLRLSTPVPIPKRLFLKAVSNSKRVLIVEEGEPIVEYQIKDLLYDQGIRVELHGKDLVSRVGEMTLDKVYYAFSKFFGLDLVTEYLEVPQDIPPRPPALCPGCPHRSSFIDLKKAITMASFKPNETFISGDIGCYTLGLLPPFDTQDSSTDMGSSIGIANGVYRATGNIPIAVIGDSTFFHSGISALANAVYTQTPMLVLVLDNRSTAMTGQQPSPSKEIDIGEVAKGLGVKYVKYVDPFDVNSSIKELSNALKWVRENKQPAVVIAKRACALLVMDNVEENNLPKAIVDLEICTGCSICYDYFTCPAIIPRKDKKAEIDNYTCIGCGACIPVCPFKAISLKGNKPEKWDELWLG; from the coding sequence GTGATTGAACTTTCTACAACTAAGAGAGTAATTTTGGGAAATGAGGCAATAGCTTTTGGTGCATTAAGTGCTGGAGTATCCATAGCTGCAGGATATCCAGGCACACCATCTACAGAAATAATAGAAACTTTAATGGCATATGGAAAAATATATACCGAATGGAGTGCTAACGAAAAAGTGGCGTTTGAAACGGCTTATGGAGCGGCTATCAACGGAGCTTTTGCCCTAACTACAATGAAACATGTGGGGTTAAACGTGGCAGCTGATCCTTTAATGAGCTCATCATATACTGGAGTCGAAGGAGCATTAGTCATAGTTTCTGCCGATGATCCTTCCATGTGGTCATCACAAAACGAACAAGATAACAGATACTACGGTTTACATGCGTTAATCCCAGTTATAGAGCCATATGATCCACAATCTGCTCATGACTTAACCATAGAGGCCTTTAAGCTAAGTAACAAAGTTAAACATCCAGTAATTCTTAGATCAACTACCAGAATAGGTCACATTAGAGGACCAGTAGAACTTAAGCCTCCATCTCGACCAATCCTGGGTAAACTTATCAAAGACCCTAAACGTTACGTGTTAGTCCCAGAGAACGCTAGAAGAAATAGAGTTGAACAGTTAAAGAGATGGGAAAAAATTGAAGAAGAGGTAGAGGGTTTAAATGGGCTAATTGACAACGATAGTGAAAATCTAATAATTGCCTCGGGTATTTCATTCGGTTACGTAATTGATGCCATGAAAGAGTTGGACATTAAGGCAAATGTATTAAGGTTATCCACCCCCGTCCCTATACCTAAAAGACTGTTTCTCAAGGCTGTAAGCAACTCCAAGAGGGTTCTAATAGTAGAGGAAGGTGAGCCAATTGTTGAATATCAAATAAAGGATCTGCTGTATGATCAGGGGATAAGAGTTGAATTACATGGAAAGGATCTAGTAAGTAGAGTTGGAGAGATGACATTAGACAAGGTATACTATGCTTTTAGCAAATTCTTTGGGTTAGACCTTGTAACGGAATACTTAGAAGTTCCCCAAGATATACCACCAAGACCTCCAGCACTATGCCCAGGATGTCCACACAGAAGTTCATTCATAGACTTAAAGAAGGCAATTACAATGGCTTCCTTTAAGCCTAATGAAACGTTCATCTCTGGTGATATCGGATGTTATACATTAGGATTGTTACCACCCTTCGACACTCAAGACTCTTCTACCGATATGGGTTCTAGTATTGGGATTGCCAACGGCGTTTATAGGGCCACTGGAAATATACCGATAGCAGTTATTGGAGATTCTACTTTCTTCCACAGCGGGATTTCAGCGCTTGCAAATGCTGTCTATACTCAAACTCCTATGCTCGTGCTTGTCTTAGATAATAGGTCTACTGCGATGACCGGACAACAGCCAAGCCCATCTAAGGAAATAGATATAGGAGAGGTTGCTAAGGGTTTAGGAGTAAAGTATGTAAAGTACGTTGATCCTTTTGACGTTAATTCTTCAATAAAGGAATTATCAAATGCATTAAAGTGGGTTAGGGAAAATAAGCAACCGGCAGTTGTCATAGCTAAAAGAGCTTGTGCGTTGTTAGTTATGGATAACGTAGAGGAGAACAATCTACCAAAGGCCATAGTTGATCTAGAGATATGTACCGGTTGCAGCATATGCTATGACTACTTTACCTGCCCCGCCATAATTCCTAGAAAGGATAAGAAGGCTGAGATAGATAATTATACGTGCATAGGCTGTGGGGCATGTATACCAGTTTGTCCATTTAAGGCAATATCCTTAAAGGGTAACAAACCAGAAAAATGGGACGAATTATGGCTAGGGTAA
- a CDS encoding ISH3 family transposase has translation MVTPGLPHQNNIQQIGYKLLSMLNFQGEKVEKVAKTLISACLWNDSVENKSRAYDVSPQTVRNYVEKQGMEVIEKLLERARKISLEILKGVKEIDLSIDWTTKTWYGKPVKGSSEKGNSWNYATTKYKGKVLLLAFIPQVNGMTKDDIVKVLVEQVMAMGFKIRLITLDAGFYTVDVLNFISQFKYIVAVPVGDVKVYEEFDGDYTTNSKRHRRDEQVKFRLLVYSKEEVRRKSLVYFARATNLDLSKREVLDLYNKVRGPIETSYRNIKAFLPFTSSTKFVFRTLIFVLALVLYSLYTIFNGRPKIILQI, from the coding sequence ATGGTAACACCCGGTCTCCCTCACCAAAATAACATTCAACAAATAGGATATAAATTACTTTCCATGCTGAACTTCCAAGGAGAGAAGGTAGAGAAGGTAGCGAAAACTCTCATCTCCGCGTGTTTGTGGAACGACTCTGTAGAGAACAAGTCCAGAGCGTATGACGTATCCCCACAGACCGTGAGGAATTACGTAGAGAAACAAGGGATGGAAGTGATTGAAAAGCTATTGGAAAGAGCTAGGAAAATATCCTTGGAGATATTAAAGGGGGTAAAGGAGATAGATCTTTCAATAGACTGGACAACCAAGACGTGGTATGGGAAACCAGTGAAAGGGAGCTCTGAAAAAGGAAACTCGTGGAACTACGCAACAACCAAGTATAAGGGGAAAGTACTTTTACTTGCCTTTATTCCGCAAGTGAACGGTATGACTAAGGACGACATAGTGAAGGTTCTTGTGGAGCAAGTAATGGCAATGGGATTCAAGATAAGGTTGATAACTCTTGACGCTGGTTTCTACACTGTTGATGTGCTCAATTTCATTTCACAGTTTAAGTATATAGTTGCTGTGCCTGTTGGGGATGTTAAGGTGTATGAGGAGTTTGACGGGGATTACACAACTAATAGTAAGAGGCATAGGAGGGATGAGCAGGTCAAGTTCAGGCTTCTCGTGTACAGCAAGGAAGAAGTGAGGAGAAAGAGTCTTGTTTATTTTGCTAGGGCTACTAACCTAGACCTATCCAAGAGGGAAGTGTTGGATTTGTACAATAAGGTAAGGGGTCCCATAGAGACCTCTTATAGGAACATTAAGGCTTTTCTCCCATTCACCAGTTCCACCAAGTTTGTTTTTCGCACGTTGATCTTCGTGCTGGCCCTTGTACTCTACTCCTTATATACCATATTCAACGGTAGACCCAAAATCATATTACAAATATAA
- a CDS encoding glycosyltransferase family 4 protein, with amino-acid sequence MFTIALRVLWNGGVARIAVEQARNAKAKLLVYRESFYNYDLSGIYVEFLRRKGEKGFLTPLFRKITEIYAKNRGDEATVDLDLIVKASRIIKEPALFHDQFAGITGYLRKVFHGEDYAIYLHETSLTLKGIKYLIPKVMERKVLEGAKIILTNSQWNKRVLEDKGTGAEVLYPGCYTIDEVEEDKENFVLAVSMWDEGRRPEIYGEIAKRIKGRLIMAGSWARRDTMEEFKRKYPEVIVTGRISEDKLRELYKKASLTIRFGFDERGPGMAVLESLCNGTAVIVNDGIGGKEFVIEGENGYVVKDWKEAVDRINEVLENHKLRRSLSINALETGKKYSWRNHAIKLTEIMEKLA; translated from the coding sequence ATGTTTACTATCGCTTTAAGGGTTTTATGGAACGGAGGAGTTGCCAGAATTGCAGTGGAACAGGCTAGGAACGCTAAGGCTAAGTTATTAGTATATAGAGAATCCTTTTACAATTACGATCTCAGTGGAATATACGTTGAGTTCTTGAGAAGGAAAGGAGAGAAAGGATTCCTCACACCTCTCTTTAGGAAGATAACGGAAATTTACGCTAAAAATAGGGGTGATGAAGCAACTGTGGATTTAGATCTTATAGTTAAGGCATCTAGAATTATTAAGGAACCCGCGTTGTTTCACGATCAATTTGCTGGGATTACTGGTTATTTACGTAAGGTATTTCATGGAGAAGATTACGCGATATATCTTCATGAGACTTCTTTAACTTTAAAGGGTATTAAATATCTAATACCTAAGGTAATGGAAAGAAAAGTATTAGAAGGTGCTAAAATCATACTTACAAATTCACAATGGAACAAAAGAGTTCTAGAGGATAAAGGTACGGGAGCTGAAGTGTTATATCCAGGTTGTTACACAATAGATGAGGTTGAAGAAGATAAGGAAAATTTCGTTTTAGCGGTATCAATGTGGGATGAGGGGAGGAGACCAGAAATTTACGGTGAGATAGCTAAAAGAATAAAGGGAAGGTTAATAATGGCGGGATCCTGGGCAAGAAGGGATACTATGGAGGAGTTTAAAAGAAAATACCCAGAAGTTATAGTAACTGGTAGGATTAGTGAAGATAAACTGAGGGAACTTTATAAAAAAGCTTCCTTAACTATACGCTTTGGATTCGATGAAAGAGGACCTGGTATGGCTGTTTTGGAGTCCCTATGTAATGGTACGGCTGTAATAGTAAATGACGGAATAGGAGGAAAGGAGTTCGTAATTGAAGGGGAAAACGGTTATGTGGTAAAAGACTGGAAGGAGGCTGTAGACAGAATAAACGAGGTTTTAGAGAATCATAAGCTTAGAAGAAGTCTTTCAATTAACGCTTTAGAAACAGGTAAGAAATACTCTTGGAGAAACCACGCAATTAAGCTAACGGAAATTATGGAAAAGTTAGCTTAA
- the csx26 gene encoding type III-G CRISPR-associated protein Csx26, with product MSIKYIINFNPKRFKMRSYDMPNKIEEDKIVNYLWYLKTLLRCLLKLKNLQERYVLGSGKSSIPYISRISLNINQNKLIVICLLEDDSTCDLIFKVIEDEFIRNNKLTDMISGDEIIRKCAK from the coding sequence ATGTCTATAAAGTATATTATCAATTTTAATCCTAAACGCTTTAAAATGAGATCCTACGATATGCCTAACAAAATAGAAGAGGATAAGATCGTGAATTACCTTTGGTACCTTAAAACTTTATTAAGATGCTTATTAAAGCTAAAAAACCTACAAGAAAGATACGTTTTAGGAAGTGGTAAGAGTAGTATTCCTTATATATCTAGAATATCACTTAATATTAACCAGAATAAATTAATTGTGATATGTCTTTTAGAGGATGATAGCACATGCGATTTGATATTCAAGGTTATTGAGGACGAATTTATAAGAAATAATAAATTAACTGACATGATAAGCGGGGATGAAATAATTAGGAAATGCGCTAAATAA
- a CDS encoding RAMP superfamily CRISPR-associated protein, producing MIRIHVKLTPLTPYNISSSLRTRERKVVFYFGIDPSFKFIPPTSIKGILRTAACYAFFESVCETVTAKILILNGEKIEEELKKCENGVKFVRQSFVCAELQKLRESKDCESKVYASVLESIIDKFSSPCIVCRVFGSENARAKMRIVMGHKNVNTYLIGNLRFSYDIKTNSKGLDVEVSKDQIEFDVLCEDDECKDVIIKALEQINNGMVRLGRFKSRGFGIIRAEYEVI from the coding sequence TTGATTAGGATTCACGTTAAATTAACTCCATTAACACCATATAATATTTCTTCCAGTTTAAGGACGAGAGAAAGAAAAGTGGTGTTTTATTTTGGTATTGATCCTTCGTTTAAATTTATTCCTCCTACATCAATTAAAGGTATTTTGAGGACTGCTGCATGTTACGCATTTTTTGAAAGTGTATGTGAGACGGTAACTGCAAAGATACTTATTTTAAATGGGGAAAAAATAGAAGAGGAACTAAAAAAGTGTGAAAATGGTGTAAAATTTGTGAGGCAGTCTTTTGTTTGTGCTGAGCTTCAGAAGCTAAGGGAAAGTAAGGATTGTGAGAGTAAAGTGTATGCTAGTGTTTTAGAAAGTATTATTGATAAATTCTCAAGTCCTTGTATAGTATGTAGAGTTTTTGGTAGTGAAAATGCTAGAGCGAAGATGAGAATAGTTATGGGCCATAAAAACGTTAATACGTACTTGATAGGTAATTTGAGGTTCAGTTATGATATTAAGACAAATAGTAAGGGGTTAGACGTTGAGGTAAGTAAAGATCAGATAGAGTTTGATGTACTTTGTGAAGATGATGAGTGTAAAGATGTAATAATTAAGGCCTTAGAGCAGATAAATAATGGTATGGTGAGATTAGGTAGATTTAAATCTAGAGGGTTTGGCATAATTAGGGCTGAATATGAAGTTATTTAG
- a CDS encoding clan AA aspartic protease, whose protein sequence is MNLDLEVEGVTVKFKIDSGFDGECLVSYDIFRSLPREEFEGPPVRLSDGNMYVTMMKTVKIKFLGKESYAICIANSFINKNLIGEKLLERLQVILDYKNLQVKDP, encoded by the coding sequence ATGAATCTTGATTTAGAGGTTGAGGGTGTTACTGTTAAGTTTAAAATAGATTCGGGGTTTGACGGCGAGTGTCTAGTAAGTTATGATATATTTAGGTCTTTACCAAGGGAAGAGTTTGAAGGACCGCCAGTAAGGCTTTCAGATGGTAATATGTATGTTACTATGATGAAAACGGTAAAAATAAAATTTCTTGGAAAGGAAAGTTATGCAATATGTATTGCCAATTCCTTTATAAATAAAAATCTAATTGGTGAGAAATTGCTAGAAAGGTTGCAAGTAATTTTAGATTATAAGAATTTACAAGTGAAAGATCCTTGA
- a CDS encoding RAMP superfamily CRISPR-associated protein, translating into MKILPVVLETLSITRVGTTGVYFDYSSADLVTYKIPLQINDENYYIPAISATSFKGLLRSVYERYLRKEKRGNVSGSGNQKVLENIKNLNYEERTLIFENLKEELEKYVYSGLIDKVGENLEEVFKQYLEITGYGIDKACYVTSDLDRCENLALIEDEKKRKLKEAWIKLTGRKNLCEVCKVLGTSGVRGFVKFTDLVAVDPFPVLLERITHVAINRITGTAEKGKLFTEEIIPAGVKFLGFLAVLEDSLTERVIEMLKVLRDKARKGEVWIGGRGSSGYGTFRLYIPGEVMEFNSVIFKGKFALNISEPREGLACERKIICKLFPETFINSLNLVTEGEVTFIVKVETGEEYEAKNGEELKEVLDKVKDKKYEIKIKGVWSLS; encoded by the coding sequence GTGAAAATATTACCTGTAGTATTAGAAACACTCTCAATAACTAGAGTAGGGACTACGGGAGTTTACTTCGATTACTCTTCTGCAGATTTAGTAACTTATAAAATCCCCCTTCAAATAAACGATGAGAACTATTACATTCCAGCAATATCCGCAACTAGCTTTAAGGGATTACTCCGTTCTGTATACGAGAGGTATTTAAGGAAAGAGAAGAGGGGGAATGTCAGCGGGAGTGGTAACCAAAAGGTCTTAGAAAACATAAAAAACCTCAACTATGAAGAGAGGACGTTAATTTTCGAAAATCTCAAGGAGGAATTAGAGAAATACGTATACAGCGGGTTAATAGATAAGGTAGGAGAGAACTTGGAGGAAGTTTTTAAACAGTATTTGGAAATTACCGGATACGGAATAGATAAAGCTTGTTACGTAACTTCCGATCTGGATAGGTGTGAGAACTTAGCGTTAATTGAGGATGAGAAAAAGCGTAAGTTAAAGGAAGCTTGGATTAAGTTAACCGGGAGGAAGAACTTATGTGAGGTTTGTAAGGTTTTGGGAACTTCCGGGGTTAGGGGATTTGTAAAGTTTACCGACTTGGTAGCTGTAGACCCGTTCCCAGTACTTCTGGAGAGGATCACTCATGTTGCAATAAATAGAATTACCGGAACCGCAGAAAAGGGAAAACTATTTACTGAGGAAATTATCCCTGCCGGTGTTAAATTCCTCGGCTTTCTTGCCGTTTTAGAGGATTCTTTAACTGAAAGGGTTATCGAGATGTTGAAAGTATTAAGGGACAAGGCGAGGAAAGGCGAAGTTTGGATCGGCGGTAGGGGGAGTTCTGGCTACGGTACCTTTAGGCTTTACATACCGGGGGAGGTGATGGAATTTAACTCTGTGATATTTAAGGGAAAGTTTGCGTTAAATATCTCTGAGCCCAGAGAGGGTTTAGCGTGTGAGAGGAAAATTATATGTAAACTCTTCCCTGAAACGTTTATAAACTCTTTAAATCTTGTTACTGAGGGAGAGGTGACGTTTATCGTAAAAGTTGAGACGGGTGAGGAATATGAGGCTAAAAACGGGGAGGAATTGAAGGAGGTATTGGATAAGGTAAAGGATAAGAAGTATGAAATAAAGATCAAGGGTGTGTGGTCTTTATCATGA
- a CDS encoding oligosaccharide flippase family protein encodes MNPLSGTLKFLSTTLFNSVLALAFFLVAGHFATPSFVGKVAIIQLMETITVAFFSILPYQLVTREVSHSYASSQGYDKIVYTSLSYSLLVSPFLLFLLFFPSYLWMSIPYFVIYLFTNYQGQLLTGLGKFTEVNVGNAVFTISRWGFSIIAIFYHSIELLILIWILGAVSRAIYYQIYLQFKFSLDKTTFKEIAKVGFPIYLTGVVYFISGQGDRVVTAFLLGSYYLGIYQLVALASVVPSMLFSSFSSSLLPSSTYYYTKGKDMKEISSISFRIVTLISLPLAILGYAISPFFISKFFPQYVLGIPSMQLLILSLTSTMPLQLLSTFMIAAKKDYRPFIIIGIISAAEVVGVSYYLIPRIGIYGAAIAQAFNAIITSLLYLLFSHFQGVFKLERREIVGLALIGLSFLAFINWEVLLIVVLLGFKLLGIISNEEVKIVEGFIPSSLKRITKILYLIAK; translated from the coding sequence GTGAATCCATTAAGTGGGACACTGAAATTCCTTTCCACAACGTTATTTAACTCAGTTCTTGCACTAGCGTTCTTCCTTGTAGCGGGACACTTCGCTACTCCATCCTTCGTAGGAAAAGTGGCAATAATTCAACTTATGGAGACCATTACTGTAGCATTCTTCTCTATCCTTCCATACCAGTTAGTTACAAGAGAAGTTTCACATTCTTACGCTTCCTCTCAAGGTTATGATAAGATCGTCTACACATCTCTTTCTTATTCTCTCCTAGTATCTCCCTTCCTCCTTTTCCTCTTGTTCTTTCCGTCATATTTATGGATGTCTATCCCCTATTTCGTGATCTATCTTTTCACAAACTATCAAGGCCAATTATTAACGGGTTTAGGTAAGTTTACTGAAGTTAATGTAGGTAATGCAGTCTTCACTATTTCCAGGTGGGGTTTTTCAATCATAGCAATTTTCTACCATAGTATAGAACTCCTAATATTGATTTGGATTCTGGGGGCAGTTTCTAGGGCCATATACTATCAAATTTACCTCCAATTCAAGTTCTCTCTTGACAAGACTACGTTTAAGGAAATTGCAAAGGTAGGTTTTCCTATATACTTAACCGGCGTCGTTTATTTCATTTCTGGTCAAGGGGACAGGGTAGTTACTGCTTTCCTTTTAGGCTCGTATTATCTAGGTATATACCAGTTAGTAGCCTTAGCATCAGTGGTTCCATCAATGCTTTTCTCATCTTTCTCTTCTTCTCTTCTCCCTTCCTCGACGTATTATTACACAAAGGGAAAGGACATGAAAGAGATTTCCTCTATAAGTTTTAGAATTGTTACTCTAATTTCTCTACCTTTAGCTATTTTAGGTTACGCTATTTCCCCTTTTTTCATTTCGAAATTTTTCCCTCAATACGTTTTAGGAATTCCTTCAATGCAGTTGTTAATTCTGTCCTTAACTTCAACGATGCCGTTACAGCTCTTATCCACTTTTATGATTGCCGCAAAAAAGGATTATAGGCCTTTCATAATTATAGGCATAATTAGCGCAGCAGAAGTCGTAGGAGTGTCTTATTATCTAATTCCTAGGATAGGTATCTACGGAGCGGCAATTGCTCAAGCTTTTAACGCGATTATTACTTCACTTCTCTACTTACTCTTTTCTCATTTCCAAGGTGTATTCAAACTGGAAAGGAGGGAAATTGTAGGCCTTGCGTTGATAGGTTTATCTTTTTTAGCTTTCATAAATTGGGAAGTATTATTAATAGTAGTTCTTTTGGGTTTCAAATTGTTAGGAATAATAAGTAATGAAGAAGTTAAGATAGTTGAAGGATTTATCCCCTCTAGTTTAAAGAGGATAACTAAGATTCTTTATTTAATAGCGAAATAA
- a CDS encoding energy-coupling factor transporter transmembrane component T family protein, translating to MAELKKVSVIKLLYYLIPLFLDAALLSTYLQGGIIYWSDSRFPFNPIIWLNKIFLDYWNSPFFPGAPYEYSQDFLFIGLFIYLFYDIFHLSLYISEFLYLLIFFYLSQIGFIKLLGIIEKIFDKKTDKYTYIGALAGGFLYTWGFYAYSPPILGVNYPFFVFYSLFPLFLYFSIKYVFMDKDHITLSLFAIYLILLSGTQFTEFPYLLWTIVIYVLIMLSLWKLSKKGTLVKLIRRNAIIFLISIVADLEQLYQTINASISAYHYGTHQEFLGKPVVIFETLYTYESFHIQTVFSLFSNYDFLGLLVFISLVAFVFGIKKDKISKFLLSILFLFIFVGGLLTGIINVIPLYSLSSTPIGFAAIGFMYSIQFIFTGFVLSFTSSLILSYVIPWAISFINSSYKKILAIIVILLILSSYIYSFRIGEYHAEFSAFNLPVNATNIFYPPSELVTTGNYLSSHAAYYNILKFPQEYTSGMYDDNGTKAVLYTYYPLSDYIYGTVINIPAVNVVYPLYKYFPSCDFKNITNYFVLLGAKYIVLNKQEYPGPGVPLGYAGGYPWNYTKFIDALSSAPNITLVMENKYYNVYVINLNVSLLYPSEGLAENLSYDQLFFLYSNNTLKAQTQSVIYGLGAINITNISDVHIKIVNNYWNEIYEIQVNASRPFYLVFDEGYSQLWEVLINGEVNTHHYIANGYANAWLMPAGNYEAVLELSIVSTIHLLYIITFSSLIILALIYVIYRFKNFKK from the coding sequence ATGGCGGAACTGAAGAAAGTTAGCGTTATTAAACTTTTGTATTATTTGATACCTTTATTCTTAGACGCTGCGTTATTATCTACTTATCTTCAAGGTGGGATAATTTATTGGTCAGATTCAAGATTTCCATTTAATCCGATAATATGGCTCAATAAAATATTTCTAGATTATTGGAACAGTCCTTTCTTTCCTGGAGCTCCTTACGAGTATTCTCAAGATTTTCTGTTTATAGGTTTATTCATTTATTTGTTTTATGATATTTTTCATTTATCGTTATATATTTCTGAATTTTTATATCTTTTAATATTTTTTTATCTATCACAAATAGGTTTTATAAAACTATTAGGCATAATTGAAAAAATATTTGATAAAAAAACAGATAAATATACTTATATTGGGGCTCTTGCAGGAGGGTTTTTATATACATGGGGTTTTTATGCATATTCCCCTCCAATTTTAGGTGTAAACTATCCCTTCTTCGTCTTTTATTCACTTTTTCCTTTATTCTTATATTTTAGTATAAAATACGTTTTTATGGATAAAGATCACATTACATTATCCTTATTTGCAATTTATTTAATATTACTTAGTGGTACTCAATTTACAGAATTTCCATACTTGCTATGGACTATTGTTATATATGTATTGATAATGTTGTCTTTATGGAAATTAAGCAAAAAGGGTACTTTAGTTAAACTTATAAGAAGAAACGCTATAATATTTCTAATTAGTATTGTCGCTGATCTCGAACAATTGTATCAAACTATAAATGCTTCAATAAGTGCGTACCATTATGGTACTCATCAAGAATTTTTAGGTAAACCTGTAGTTATCTTTGAGACCTTGTATACTTATGAGAGTTTTCATATCCAAACAGTATTTTCTTTATTTTCAAATTATGATTTCTTAGGTCTTTTAGTATTTATATCATTAGTCGCATTTGTTTTTGGAATTAAGAAGGATAAAATTAGTAAGTTCCTCTTGTCAATATTATTTCTGTTTATATTTGTTGGGGGATTGCTAACTGGAATAATAAATGTTATTCCATTATACTCATTATCTTCAACGCCTATCGGATTTGCAGCCATCGGATTCATGTATAGCATACAATTTATTTTCACTGGTTTCGTTTTATCATTTACAAGTAGCCTCATACTTTCATACGTCATTCCCTGGGCAATCTCGTTCATAAATTCTAGTTATAAAAAAATATTAGCCATAATAGTTATATTGCTTATATTATCGTCTTACATTTACTCTTTTAGAATCGGAGAATATCATGCAGAGTTTAGCGCTTTCAATCTACCAGTAAATGCTACAAACATCTTTTATCCTCCATCTGAGTTAGTTACTACTGGCAATTATCTCAGTTCTCATGCTGCTTATTACAATATACTAAAATTCCCTCAAGAATACACTTCTGGCATGTATGACGATAACGGAACTAAGGCAGTATTGTATACATATTACCCACTTTCAGATTATATATACGGAACCGTAATAAACATTCCTGCAGTAAACGTTGTATATCCTTTATATAAATATTTCCCTAGTTGCGATTTTAAAAATATAACAAATTACTTTGTTTTATTAGGTGCTAAATATATCGTTCTTAATAAGCAAGAATACCCTGGCCCCGGTGTGCCGTTGGGTTACGCAGGAGGCTATCCTTGGAATTATACGAAGTTCATCGATGCGCTATCGAGTGCTCCAAATATAACGTTAGTAATGGAAAATAAGTATTACAATGTTTACGTGATAAACTTGAATGTAAGTTTATTATATCCATCGGAAGGACTTGCAGAAAACTTAAGCTATGATCAATTGTTCTTTCTTTACTCAAATAATACGCTGAAAGCTCAGACACAGAGCGTGATTTATGGATTAGGTGCTATAAATATAACCAATATATCGGACGTTCATATAAAAATTGTTAATAATTACTGGAATGAAATATATGAAATCCAGGTTAATGCTTCAAGGCCGTTTTATTTAGTTTTCGATGAGGGCTACTCGCAATTATGGGAAGTATTAATAAACGGTGAAGTGAATACCCATCATTATATAGCCAATGGTTACGCGAATGCGTGGCTAATGCCTGCTGGAAATTACGAAGCGGTTTTAGAGCTGAGTATAGTGAGTACAATACATTTACTTTACATAATAACATTCTCTAGCTTAATAATATTGGCATTAATTTATGTAATATATAGGTTCAAAAATTTCAAAAAGTGA